From the Bacteroidia bacterium genome, one window contains:
- a CDS encoding histone H1: protein MNRYQDLLTLVQSFEGDFEKFFVKGNKSAGTRVRKHMNELKKFAQDLRNQVQDIKKAEEGK, encoded by the coding sequence ATGAATCGCTACCAGGATTTGCTCACGCTTGTTCAGTCGTTTGAAGGCGATTTCGAAAAGTTTTTCGTCAAAGGCAACAAGTCGGCCGGAACCCGGGTGCGTAAGCACATGAACGAGCTCAAGAAGTTCGCCCAGGATCTTCGCAATCAGGTTCAGGATATCAAGAAGGCCGAGGAAGGCAAGTAA